In Emys orbicularis isolate rEmyOrb1 chromosome 12, rEmyOrb1.hap1, whole genome shotgun sequence, one genomic interval encodes:
- the LOC135887001 gene encoding cathepsin G-like has product MALTLQLLILALLPVAFFLPPGSQAGEIIGGKNAKPHSRPYMAYLQIQDGRYIKTCGGFLVAENFVLTAAHCNGDKITVKLGAHNISKQERSQQEITVRRQILHPQYDTETTNNDIMLLQLAETVKLNKWVKTIPLPRTDKRVKPGTKCSVAGWGRTSRQSKSAPTTTLKEANLKVLEDDVCLKNPDVTYWDYDASTMMCVADLKKGKASFKGDSGGPLVCGKRAQGIVSWGSQKSASPGVYTRVSTFIPWIEEMMRMLEP; this is encoded by the exons GTGAGATCATTGGAGGAAAAAATGCCAAGCCCCACTCCAGACCCTACATGGCCTATCTGCAAATACAAGACGGACGGTATATAAAAACGTGTGGTGGGTTCCTGGTGGCGGAGAACTTCGTGCTGACAGCCGCTCACTGCAATGGAGA CAAGATCACTGTCAAGCTGGGAGCCCATAATATTAGTAAACAGGAACGGAGCCAACAAGAGATCACCGTGCGTCGTCAGATCCTCCACCCACAATATGACACTGAGACCACTAACAATGACATCATGCTGTTGCAG CTGGCAGAGACAGTGAAGCTGAATAAATGGGTGAAAACCATCCCCCTGCCACGCACCGACAAGAGAGTGAAGCCAGGGACCAAATGCAGTGTCGCCGGCTGGGGCCGCACCAGCAGACAGAGTAAATCTGCCCCAACCACCACACTCAAGGAGGCGAATTTGAAGGTGCTGGAGGATGATGTGTGTCTGAAAAATCCTGATGTGACCTACTGGGACTATGATGCTTCCACCATGATGTGTGTGGCGGATCTGAAGAAGGGCAAAGCCTCTTTTAAG GGCGACTCTGGAGGCCCCCTGGTGTGTGGGAAAAGAGCCCAGGGCATCGTTTCCTGGGGATCCCAAAAGAGCGCCTCCCCTGGAGTGTACACAAGAGTCTCCACCTTCATCCCCTGGATAGAGGAGATGATGAGgatgctggagccctga
- the LOC135886336 gene encoding cathepsin G-like encodes MVTMLILILLLTAFLLPPGAGAGEIIGGQEAQPHSRPYMAYLDIQSRDKRSCCGGFLVAENFVLTAAHCNGDKITVSLGAHNIKQREQSQQKISVRRRIPHPKYNRETLNNDIMLLQLSHSAVLNNWVRLIPLPNANSRVRPGSMCSVAGWGRTGRNSRTDTLREVDLEVMSDNMCKLYSGYNPSVMLCVGKPGMCKLPYWGDSGGPLVCEGVVQGITSYVDGNFYHPSVFTRLSTFIPWIQKILQKQQ; translated from the exons ATGGTGACGATGCTGATCCTGATCCTGCTGCTCacggcctttctcctgccccctggggctggggctg GTGAGATCATCGGGGGACAGGaagcccagccccactccaggccCTACATGGCCTATCTGGACATACAAAGCAGAGACAAGAGGTCTTGCTGTGGAGGGTTCCTGGTGGCGGAGAACTTTGTGCTGACAGCCGCTCACTGCAATGGAGA CAAGATCACTGTGTCTCTGGGAGCCCATAACATTAAACAACGGGAACAGAGCCAACAGAAAATCTCGGTGCGCCGCCGGATCCCCCATCCGAAATACAACAGAGAGACCCTTAACAATGACATCATGCTGCTGCAG CTGTCACACAGCGCAGTGCTGAATAACTGGGTGCGGCTCATCCCTCTGCCAAACGCCAACTCCAGGGTGAGGCCGGGATCCATGTGCAGCGTGGCTGGATGGGGTCGCACTGGCCGGAACTCAAGAACTGATACCCTCCGTGAGGTGGACCTGGAGGTCATGAGCGACAACATGTGTAAGCTGTATTCTGGATACAACCCCTCAGTAATGCTGTGTGTGGGGAAGCCCGGCATGTGCAAATTACCTTATTGG GGTGATTCTGGTGGCCCCTTGGTATGTGAGGGAGTGGTCCAGGGCATCACTTCGTATGTTGATGGGAATTTCTACCACCCCAGCGTGTTCACAAGACTCTCCACCTTCATCCCCTGGATCCAGAAAATTCTGCAGAAACAGCAGTAA